Below is a genomic region from Astatotilapia calliptera chromosome 13, fAstCal1.2, whole genome shotgun sequence.
CATCCAACCTGAATCTGCACCTCTGATCACTAGAAGAGCCTCTCTGTTGGTCTGTTCAGCTTGGCAGACCACAAAGTCAAAACAAGGCACTGAGCCAAGCTACTATTTTGATAAAAATGAGCACATAGTTTTTGTGTTCAATCTGGCACATTACTTATTTCTGAGCGTTTCTGCTGAAGCAGGGCCTGGTCCCTGAAAAATGACTGAATGCTGTAAAATGACACCTGTGGAGGGTGGGCACAAATAATATAAACAGCAATGGAAATGAACTTTATCTGAGAGGCTGTCACAGAAGTGGCTCATGTTGTCTGCTGTTTAGATCTCCTGCTATCATAATTTCTATGATGGTTTAGtcttcagctttttttctttctagttAACTGAATCTTGCTTGTTTTTGGTTTGGGTGTTTTtggcctgaaaaataaatataaattaatgcAAAGACTGTTTGATGATGATAATTTATATCTGTTAGCTCTCAGGCTACGTACAGAGAAGGATTATAGGAACTCAACCAAAACAGAAGCTATGGAAATGCACTTGCATACAGTCCAAAAAACCAACAGCATGTCGAACGGCAGTGATGGAGGCATGCGTAGGTCGAATGCTCAAAGAGAATTTATCAGCGAGATGGGAtatgcttaaaaaaacatccatcaagatttaaaaaaaaaaaacgcacagatgagaaggaaaaaaacaacagaagtttTCGTCTGACAGAAAGCCGATGCACAAACATGAAGCTGCATTACTAGTTGATCTACATATTTCCACACACTGTGTAGATGTCACGTTACATGTGCTTCACTGCCACAAACCACGTCAGGAAGCTTTAGTCTGCATGGAAAACCCGGCGCTCTTAGAGTTCCTTGTGCTTCAGAAGCTGgaacaaaaaaatgttgagcagttttgtttaaaaaacatgtttacgtTGTCATCTAGACATGGCACGGTTGTGAAAACGTTTTGGCAGGTACTTTCACACAGCCACACTAAAGAAGTACACACTAAGGAGCCCAAAGTGCAGGTTTATTAGTCAAAAACATTATTTAGGGAAAATTGGTCTCAAAAGTCATTAGACAGCTGCGTTAGCAGAATTTATCAGTATTAGTTAGCATAATTATTTTGACATTTAGGTCACAATTATGGCTTGAAACAGAAGTATTTGACTTCTTAGTGTCATAAATTAAACTAGCATCGATGTGAGGTCTGCCTGATGGTCTAACGTGGAAACAAGAGTGCGACTGGTTGAGGTTCTTGGTTCAAGCTGTGTATGATGTCCTAGTCAGTCCAGCAAACCTCCATGTCTGCAGCAGGAGTGAGACACCTTCCAGTCCCCTTTGCTTTGGAAAGAACTCCTTCCTGGACACCTTGCCTTTGGAGATGGACACTATTGTTCATCATGACCACTAATAGTGTACCCCTAGCCCTCATGGGCCACCATTAGCCAAAGACCAAAGGGCTGGAGAGAAACCTCATCTACAGTTTGAAGTTTTATTTGGCCTCTTCAGCACTGCCAGTGACTGGCATGTGGTATTGAGCAGGCTGGAACTGGCAGAGAGGCCGTGTGCCGAGTACCAGAAGTGAGCCATCCTAAAGGCAAAGCTGCTGAAGGAGGTAGGATTTGCTCTGCAAAGCTTTTGCATTGCTGAGCATCGTCGGACAGGATTAGAGGAAGTCAATTAGATGAGCTACTGAAgcctcagagaaagaaacaagGTGGCTTTGGATTAAGAAGGCAGATCCCTGGATAATTGCTACTGGGGTCTGATCAACCGGGACTGGGTTGCCGGGGAGATGGTGTCTGATGTTGACAGTAAACGCCTCATCATCCCAGGTTAGATCACTGAGGATGCTTCTGTTGCTCACTGCAGTAAATCTACTTTCAACTGGTACAGCATTAATACGGCACGAGATGATAACTGTGGTGTGAGTGAGTGGGTAGTTTCTCCTTCATCACAAGTCATTTATAGTAAACAAAGGCAGGGATGGTGATATTCAATTTAAAACGGAGTGTATTCTCTCGTTTTCAGAGCTTGGTGCTGCCACTTTGAAGCCTGTCCAAGACTTGAATAAACTGCACTGATTGCCATTTTTTTGCAAGCTCACATGAGGGCCCATTGAAACAGATGGATAGGCAAGATTTAAGATAGTCTCGAGTGCCAGAAAAATGATTGGCCAATCAAGTCCATCAGCTTTCCTGCTGCCTCCTGCATAACCTGCTGCTACCAAATCACCCTTATTAAAGCTCTAATGAGTTTGTAGcttctcaaaaaaataaaaaataacaccaAATCTGACAGCATTAGATTTTAGGGAGGATTGCTTTGGTGTCATACTTTGGTGATTATTTAGTATGCGTGTGTATGATTAATGTAACTAGGCTACTCATCTCGTGTTTGAGGTTTCTTATATCTGATGGTGGTGGTTGGATACGCAAGCATTTGCGGCACAGCACAAACCCATCAGCCTATTCAGCTTTGTGGGTATCAGCGCACTGCATGTAATGACACATAAGTGTATTGTATATTGCTGGGATATAAATTGCACAGCTGGAGGCCCCACTTTATATTAGCAGCATGACCTTGCAACAGCCACGAAGAAGCGAGTGAGTGAGCCAGAGAAAACTATAGAAGTATAAACTGCGGTCGTTGTAGATGGATTAAAGAAGCTCTTGATTAAAAATGGATTTTATCAAATGTTTGCGCAGGGCTGCATGAGAACGTATCTCAGCTGTAATATTCATCAGTTTTATGATTAACCTCCACGAAGGTTATAAACAAAAGCCGAGGCCGAGTTAATCACCTGCTGGCTGCAGCTTCACGTATAACGCGCAGACCTTTTATAATTGTATCGATCTTCTCATCTGAACCACGGGCAAAAAAGATAATAAACTTATTTTCCAAAATGTCAAACACTTTCGGTAAAGTTCATTTTTGTCCTGGGAAATCAAAGTTtgacaaaacatttcaagtTTAACTGGTCTGAACTGCATATTGTGcgtcacaataaaaaaaaacctcactcaTGATCAAATTGATATGTTAATAATTGTTAAGCTTCAGATTAGACTACCCGTATTTTTTTGGTTACAAACTTTGACACCTCGGGTTAGGTTTGTACAGTTTTAAAGGTCAACAGTGAACTTTTGATTCTTGCCAGCTTCGTTAGGAGTTTCTCAATGGGAGCCAGTGATTCATTGCTCCTGTTAGATTTTAAAGGTTCTACTTGAAAAGGCCCCAATGGCTACGTCTGTGCAGGTTAAGGCTATCGAAGAAGGAAGGAGGCAGAGGTAATGACATGCGAGTAATAAGGTGTTTCAGGGATAAGAGAGAGTGCAACAAATACAAAAGTGAATAATTTATGCGTGGCGTGAGAGTGCGTGGAGGGCGGTGGTGCTTGAGGAGAGAGGTTAAATTAGTggttattataataatatgaGTTTTTTTCAGCActcacaataaaataaacaggtgTTCATTAGGGTGAATGTGAAGTGAGGCTGGATTATATCTAATTAGCACATCAGAGTCAGAGAACCATAACTGAATGGATACGTTTAAGCGCGAATCTGCTTCCTTTCACAGTTTAGAGGTTTCAAAGTGCGACAACTGTCGGTGGTGCCAAAAACCAGTTTTCAGCAGTTATTGAAGTATCATTGCCTCCAGCGTTTTTTGTTATATGTTAAACGGAGGCAGTTATTTACTCATCAAAGCAGGTCCTCACAAGAGAGAGCTGTTAAGAAAGAGCAGCTGTTTAATAGGACTATGGAGTCATGCAGGGTTTTAACGGGAAGTTAATCATTATTACCTCAACTACGTTATTGTCTGAACGCTCAAAGACGCAGTGAGTTATCTATTTGCCGAGTTGCACAGAACGTAACTAATAAAGATCCCTATCTGCTTCATTGGTCAGCCCATATTCGTATTTCCCACGATGCTTCAGGTAAACTCGGCGTTTCTTGAGTTTCATTTGAGTAGCTTTcggtttttgtagtttattgtgGTACTGTCTGCTAAATAATAACGCTTTAATTGTTGTCTCTCATCCACTTCtgtcttttcattttacatttattggCCAGACTGCTGCCAGAGCACCAAACGGTGACCTTGAACACGAGCTGTTTAAAATAAGAGTCAAATTAAACAAGAAACAGAGGAAATAAAAGATTTAAGTAAATTACATCCCTGAGTAAGCAGTGGAAGAACAGTGACGTGAAACAGGAGGACAGCGTGTTTAAGTGCTTTTGTGTGCAAGTGGGGAAAAATAAGCGGTGCTGCTCATGCACAGACAGATAAACAGGATGAAAGGGCATGGCTGGAAATTGAATTTTCTATTGATTGGTGTCCGGCCGTGAGCTATAAACTTTCCTTTAGTTAGAAATTAAATCAATAGGTAATTAGTTTCTTGCTGAAATTACCAGGCCCTCCCCCCCATGTCTTTATGTTAGCAACCCAAACACTGTCTGATCTCATTTGTTATGTATCCTGTCTGAACCTGTCAATATGGGAGACTTTAGGGAATATTATCTGTATTTGAGGGAATATACTCAATCCTGTTCTGGTTGAAAGTGGGATGAAAAGATCACATTTATGTTGAATGTGAAGCTTAAAAACAACAGAGGTGAAAAAGAGGGTTTCAAAGGCTTCAGTGTGGTCTGATACAACGAAATGATTGAGAGCAGTTCTACTTATTTAAAAGGAGCCACACAGTTTGTGTCTCGTCTCACAGATGAACTCATCTAAGTGAACGTTTTTGGAACACCCAAGTGACGCtgcataataataaaatatgatgTAGTAAATAatttgtgattctaaattgaccCTGGGTGTGAATTATGAGTGATTTGTGAATTAGCCAAGCCGGCGACCTGTCCTTGGTGTCCCCCTATGACTCCTGGGAAAGGCTTCAACTCGTCTCATACACCTGAATTGGTTAAGTGCACTAAAATAGTTGAATGATCTACCAGGATGATCATCTGATCAATTAGATTTATTATCCTGTGAGACATAAGAGAATATTTTGCAAGTAAAACCCAagttgtcataaaaaaaaatctgaggaaaaAGTAATCTTCATatgtttgtaaaataaatattggtGAAAGCCTTGATGATGCTGAAGGTGTTTTCATTCTAACAGCCTTGCACCTGCAGTGCACGTGTTTAAAAATTATTCTCTGTAGAAGCTGAGCATTAATCTGCAGCCTCACGTCCCCCAGCCGTGCCTCGCTCGCCGCCTCGTTCTTCTTAACTCTCGATCGGTCTCATCAGCACTTCTCTCTTCGCAGCCGCCTGttgatattatttttctttttttgcagatttcacCTTAAACTAGACAGATTAACTGGCAGCattgtttttcccctctctatCATCTTGTGCATCAGTACACAACAtgctttctctctttgtgtAAAGATCACACAAATGTGCTGATGGGCGCTGGCGCTGATAATTCCTCACCACGCGGAGCCACGGCCGCCACCACGGAAAATACAATCGCCTGTTGATTGATGCAGTATTTATTTAACTGTAGGGTTTCATGTTCACGTGCCTGTACTCTCTGTCCtaaactgccttttgttctgcgTGTGCTTTGTTTCTCAGGCTGGAAGCCCGACTTCAGTCAACGCTCCGTGCAGTTTCTCGAGGACGTCAGTTTCCCCGTCTAGCCAGGACATCTGCAGGTACCTTCCAGTCTGAATTCATGCCAAGAAATTATATTTGTCCAGGTTGATATGAACACCTGCGTGCAGTAAATGAACTTTATTTATCAGTCTATCAGTGATGAAGTTGCTTATCAGTGGGTGATGTTGGCTTAACTTTTACCCCTGAGTGGCACAATGTCACTGCTGGGAGCAGCCTTAGTTGCAAGCTGCTGCTAAATGGAGTTAACGGTAACATTAATCATCCGGTGTTTATATATCCTATTTTTCAAActcctttatttttaaatgcatgatGTCTCTtccatttctcttttttgtctttccccCTACCTTTTCCTGTTGTCCTCTACCGCTGTTGTCTGTTGCGTGCTCctttttcacacacaaacacgcacaatcACATCATCAGTCAGGATCAGGACACTCAGAAGCAGACAGCGGTGGTTCTTTTGAGTTCTAAGGGTAAAACTTGTCAGGGTTCAGGAGATGTTTCAGTGACCACCCTCTGCACAGACGTCCTACCTGCTTCCAAACACGCCAAACAGCGAGACTGGCTCTCTCTGCTGCGTCCGTCCTCCGTCAGCATCCGTTCCAACAACTCGCTCAGGTTTTCGGTGTCTCTGAATGACGTCGGCCAGCGTGTGGACAGTCTTTGCCGAGGTCTGCAGTTTATAGATCGCACGTGCTCTGAGGGAGAGTTGGAGCTGAAGCTCGAGCCCGCTCAGCCTCCTGACTTGGATCGAAGGGCTCACAAACTCAACTGCAAGCTGGCTGCAACGCCCACACAACAGATCCCAAATCCTGGCTTCTCAACGCGCGCCCAGCCCCACCTCGTTCCCTCCTTCACCAACAACTACAAGTACATGTTGGGCATAGCGCCCGCCAGTTGTCTCCCAACTGATCACGGTGTCCTCACCGCTCCTCATTCCAacacccaccaccacccccatAACTCCCCAAGCTCCAATTTTCTTCGTCTCCTCCTTCCCTTCTCTCGATCCTCTACATCAGCCAGCCTGCAATGCTCAGACCTGGGCAGCTACGCCTCCCACCTCCACATCAAGTCCTCCAGTGCCCTGCTGGAAGGTAGCGAGTCAGGCTTGCCCTCTGAGGATTTAGTGGGAGATGACGATGTGTTTGAGGAAGACCAGCCCAGTCCTACTTCAAAAGAAACGGGTCAACCAGCATCTCCAAAATTGGTGAGAGTGGCTGCATCAGTTGGACTTCTAGCTCCAGTGTGCTATATGGAAGGAGACAGCGATCTGGACTGCTGTCCATCCCCTTTGTCAGAGAAAACGGGGCCACTGTCACCTTATTCTCTATCCGGGGACTGCTGCAGGTGGGTGACTGTCTGGACGGCGTAATCCACACCCACCCTTCCTGTGACGTAAAGCCCAGACCACCCCTGTACCGTGACGTGGCAGTGAATCCCAGAGCCCTGTGGAGTAGTGGAGAGCTTCTCATCCCATAGCCTGTATACCCAGAAAATATCTCGTTGTGGTATTTGTAGTCTAAATCCCTGCTCAGAGTCGAGCAGTTACTCAGAAGAACCTGACACGTAGATGCTTTAATTTCCACACACCACAACACtgtccacctcctcctcagctGTTCCAATTCAACCCTTTTGTGTGTGACACAAATGTGCCGTAAAGTAATTTCATACCATCTAATTTCACTTCACTGTTATCTcaatgttctgctgtgtttttcattgtgctgccaagctgtgtttttaaaatattttttcatttgttagATCGATGAGGCAGTAAAGTGTCGTATAtaggctgcaaaaaaaaaaaaaatctgattgattTTGGCTCATAAGCCTGAGGCTTTGCAGTAGGAATAGAGGGCAATAGGACTATTATGGAATTGATAGAAGGGCAGAGGTTAGCATAGAAAATTTAATAGCACAGAGGAACAGAGTATATGTCTGAGAACTAGTGGAACAGAGAACAATAAATAGCCCGTGTCTGGGTCCACCATCAGTCTTTGTCACATGACCAATTGGATGCCGTCTTACTGCCAGAGCCAGTTCTTATTATAAAGACACATTGTGAGTAACTTTCTTACAGACCAGGTCATGGCTGCGAGGTCTCTGCAGATGAGTAGATCTTGCTGGTTGCCAAGAACGGGAATTTTGAGCCTTAACTCCTGCTGTCGATACGAAGCGTGGCAGCACTTCACTGGATTAATGAGATCTAAAGGATTTTGAATTATATATGACTCTGTTTGTTGTCACTTTGGCTCTGGTGTGTGCATCTACTGCTTTCCAGATTTACATGTCAGCTGTGGGCCGATGGAGAAACACCAGCTTAGAAGTGGCAAAGTGAAGGCCAGAGATCAAAAGGCAGATTATTGGCTTCAAATAGCCTGGATAGTctgactgcacacacacacacacacacacacgcacacacaaacacgttaTTCCAGTTCTCTGTCAGGTGGCTTAAAACGTGAGCGCAGCTCTAATGCTGACCTCACCTATGAAAAGTATGTGTGGGAGGTTGTTTGTTTCACAGGTGACTAGTTGGTTAATTATTATCAAACTCCTTTATTGTCAGCAGTTCAGAGAGTAGTGGCTGaaagtcagctgtgtgaagggAGTTGCTTCACTTCCTCATTAGAAATGTCACCAAGCAGATAAGTGTTTCTCATCTAGACGCATTACAAAATGGCCGGATTTGCTTTGTCATAAAAAGCTTATTCCTTCAAAGAATTCAAACATTCCTATTGATTGCATTTGTATGTTTGCTGGCTCAGGGAACCAAGCTTGACAAGGAAGCATTTGACTTGAAAATTCACCTTTCTCACTTGAAAACCATTTTTATTccagatataaataaataaataaataaatacatcttgTGGTCTGGAGCCTGTCCTGTAGGGCAAGAGTTGGATGGACAGGTTGCATCTGTCTCAGCGCTAGTACAAGAGAAAGACAtatctatgggcaatttagaattacaCTTTAACCAGGTAAGCacgtgtctttggactgtgggaggaagtcggAAGTTCCCAGAGAAAATCCACACAGACACGCGGACAACACGCAAACTCCACTTCGAAAGGTTCTGGCCAGATGTTGTCACATGTGTTCACAAAATTCTAATCAAAGAAAGATGTGTGGTTTTTCAAATTAATAATAACTTGCTTAAGCATGCAAGCACAACAGGAGGCTATCCTGTATAGTCGTAACCGCATGGTTCACCTTTACAGGTACACAAATTCATAAAAGCATTAACAAACTACTTTGAACCACATTGTGAACCCGTGTGCAATcatatgcatatttttttcatttgaatttgtttatTTGAAAGGGGCTGTGCATATTAATGAGCATATCAGTGTAAATATGCCAGATTTATCCAAAAGGCTGCTTTTCATCTGTAGTCGCTGGCAGGTCAGACAAAAAACAGTAAACAAGGAATTAAGCAGACCGTCAGACAATGTCAAACAATGTAGTCCAGACAACAAATAcatcaaattacagcataaCATCTCAtagcaaaaaaacagaacaagtaaatataaaaacttACAACATTAAAGATGATTGATGTTATTTGTAAAATTAACGATCACTAATCTGATCCCCTTTTAGCCATCGTTTGAGATGAGTTTTAAATGTATTGCAGGTAAAGAGGTCATACATGTAGTAACTAGTTATCCGTCCCTTATTTAATCCAAACTTTTTTCCAGTATACTCACACTCTGCACCATAAATAAGCTTCATGTGTTGTTATTTTCTATGCtatgttgttttcagtgttgtctGTTGTTGCGTGCACTGAGagcaaagaaacagctggagccCAATTCCTTGTATGTGTACGAGTACTTAGTCAATAAATCTGATTCTCATTCAGATACAGAAGTgcaaaaatatctgtttttggTAGCATAGTTTACAAAATAAGAgacataaagacacacacatcagAACAGTAGGGAGTCACAGAGTGTGAGCACAAAATCTTGTCaacacatttctgtttgtgtgcagtttttgATCAGGCTTTAAATGAGGGGTGTGTACTCCAAATTCAGTCCTTCTCGGTCGCTGCGGCGTTTGCTGCAGGTGCACT
It encodes:
- the marchf8 gene encoding E3 ubiquitin-protein ligase MARCHF8 isoform X2 — encoded protein: MNMPLHQMSVIPRDVTSSRVSGSGKAKDKDKQNEKPLGPSASRSSNISKAGSPTSVNAPCSFSRTSVSPSSQDICSQDQDTQKQTAVVLLSSKGKTCQGSGDVSVTTLCTDVLPASKHAKQRDWLSLLRPSSVSIRSNNSLRFSVSLNDVGQRVDSLCRGLQFIDRTCSEGELELKLEPAQPPDLDRRAHKLNCKLAATPTQQIPNPGFSTRAQPHLVPSFTNNYKYMLGIAPASCLPTDHGVLTAPHSNTHHHPHNSPSSNFLRLLLPFSRSSTSASLQCSDLGSYASHLHIKSSSALLEGSESGLPSEDLVGDDDVFEEDQPSPTSKETGQPASPKLVRVAASVGLLAPVCYMEGDSDLDCCPSPLSEKTGPLSPYSLSGDCCRICHCEGDDESPLITPCHCTGSLRFVHQSCLQQWIKSSDTRCCELCKYEFIMETKLKPLRKWEKLQMTASERRKIMCSVTFHIIAITCVVWSLYVLIDRTAEEIKSAGRVPGILEWPFWTKLVVVAIGFTGGLVFMYVQCKVYIHLWRRLKAYNRVIYVQNRPETYKKYPLEKPPLMEPSLENKEALAPNLSDTNSSQYTETEDYSMEVLHV